The following DNA comes from Pseudobacteroides sp..
AGGAAGTACATGATTTAGCATTCACTGGAAGAGCTAAGATTGGTACTATCACAAGTGCGAGGATTGTAACAGCTAAGATCGCTGTCAGGGCTTTCCTCATAGAAACATTGAGTAAAGAAAAGCCTAGTTTTGACATTTTTCCTCCATTATATTTAATGCGTCACTGTTTCGGTAAGTTCCATTATTTGATCTAGAGTATTTGCATGTCCGACTTTTTCTATAATTCCCTGCTTGTTAATAACTACAAAAGTAGGTGTTCCACTAATAGAATATTTATTAAAAATTTCAGGCGTTGCGGATAATATATGCAAATTCTTATAGCCAATAAAAGAATATTCATCCATAAATTTCAAGTTTTCTTCTCTACTACTTATCGAGATCAATAAAACTTCAATTTTATTGCTCTTACTTAGAAATTCACGAAGTGCCGGATACATTTTTTGACAAGCAGAGCAAGTATGCGAACTGAATACTAGGAGGACAGGCTGGCCTTGATATTGAGATAGCGAAATCTCTTTTCCTTCAATATCATTTAGGCCAAAATCTGGTGCCTGGGTACCTATTAATGATTCAACCTCTTCAGCTTGGGATGAAACTGATTTCAATAAAGTTAATTGCTTAATAAATCTTATATCCTTCAAGACAAAAATTAATAAAATTGAT
Coding sequences within:
- a CDS encoding peroxiredoxin family protein, with translation MDQSNSNGQTFIPIMIIVLLVLQSILLIFVLKDIRFIKQLTLLKSVSSQAEEVESLIGTQAPDFGLNDIEGKEISLSQYQGQPVLLVFSSHTCSACQKMYPALREFLSKSNKIEVLLISISSREENLKFMDEYSFIGYKNLHILSATPEIFNKYSISGTPTFVVINKQGIIEKVGHANTLDQIMELTETVTH